The DNA window TACCCTTATTCATATCATTTATTATAACTTACCCTGTATGAAATGCAATCTATAACTTATTCATATTGTCCTGATTATGTACCTACTAAACTCTTTTGCCCATACCATCCTTTGGAAAAATATTAATAATGATACCCGTGTACTCTCCGGGTGAAATGCTACAATAGTATATCCGTGCACTTGAGGATTTATTCTCTAAACGTTGCCGATTTATTCTGTAGACATTAAGACATACCAACACGCATTTCTGGCTCCGTTGCCGGGGAACACAAACCTGGTAGTGATGTTAAGAAGTGTCAATACTAAGACTGTGCCTAATGCTTACTGACCATCTGGTCGATGGTCGGATGTGCTCATCTAAACAagtccaccatgatggcttccATGACCAAGAAGCCAAACTCACCATGCTATGCCAGTATGCCATAGCGATGACCTGTTCATGATGCTGGCAAAGACGGTAGACAAGTGGATTATCTTCATGGAGGCCATCAACTGTACCCTTGACGTGAAGGTCAAGCTTCAAAACTGGAGGAGGTTACTGGCGTCCTGCCGAGAGTCCTGGTTATCAAGGTGATGCAATCATAAAATTTAGTTTCAATAACAAGTTCTTATTGGCATGCCATAACGAGCAAATAGTCCCGTTCAAGATCAATCACATCAACAATTAAGCGGGACCTGGTGTTGATCCTTCTAGTAAGAGTAAGGACATGCACATTGAGATCCATTACTTCACCTTTGACATGTTTAAGCTCCAAGCCAACAATTGTCCCAACTTGGACTCCTCTATTTCAATTCCTCTGAAAGCTAAATATTTAAAATTTCTTTTATTGTGTAACTATGTATGTTGTGTACAACTAAATATTTTCACATTTCCACCATTTTCAGTTACATAGACTTTAATCTAGGCTTACAGCTCACTGTTACATCGCATATTTTGAAAAACGCTTTCATTATCATACTCGGTTACACGTTATGAAGCTCTATATAGGATAACCGATTTGACTCTATATAGGATAACCGATTTGAGGAAATAACTGGATGTGAAACTTCATGAGTCGGAACCAGAGAAGGAAGCCTTCCCACAAGGATATATTATTTACATATGTGATATGTTTTATGGCCACACTACATGACTCATAACTCTCATCGTCATCCcaaaaaaataattattttaATAAAGAAGATGATGCAGGCTGCTAAGAAAGGTGACCATAACATTTTCTGATGCGACATGATAAATCAAATTGGAGAAATATGCTATGTAATGCTTCTGAAGTGAAGAAATTGGGATACATCAAGTGATTCTTCATATCTTCATAATTGTGGATTAACACGGCACAAATTCTGGTTGTGTCCCCAAATCCTTAGTGATAGCTGATAGCATATGTTTCATGACTTTCGAGGCCGATTTGTTCATAGAAAGAAAAATATTACTACATAATTTGTATAGTTGTGACGTTTAGAATCGATGCACAACTTGACTAGCTATGCTATCTGCTACTGAGACAAGTGTAAAGTGTAGGCCATAGAGTTATATTGGGGAGAAaggggggagggagagagaaagagagagagagagtaaaaTCCCGTGTTTGGTAATGGCTCAACAGTGCTCATTGAGTCAAAGTTTAAGGGACTAGCAAAGTTACTTGCAAGTTGAGGGAGTGTGGATGAGGCAATAGTGCAATAGACGGTGCCATAGGGGACTAGCGGTGCAATTATCTCCATCCTCCACTAACCATACGTACTGTCATAACTTGAGGTGGAGTACATTCTAAGTTGTGGACAAATTCAGTTTAAAAGGACTAGAGGTCCATGTGAGTATACCATAACATCACAAACTAAATTCCACAAAGCACAAACCCATTTGACGTGGCATGTGTAAAGATAAACACAAACTACCTTATTTTCTCATGTATTAAGAAAGTTCCAACAAAAAGCACTTATGCCAAGACcaccctccgttccaaaatgtagGTCGCTTTGGCATTTTTAGATTTGTAGTATTTGCTATGTACCTAAATATAATGTATGTCTAGGTGCATAGTAAAACCTATGAACCTAGAAAGTCAAAACGACCTATATTTGGAAACGGAGGCAGTAGCTAGCATTATCATGCCAACACACATACATAGTACATAGTTCCAAATAAAATGAATCAGCAAAGGTTGTAATCGGATCGATGTCGTATCATCTACGCTTATCCGGATTAGAATATGTCTACGTAATTCCAAAACCTTGCTTGTGCTACTTTCTCCTATGTGTATAAATAGGCCCCAAATGAAATGTTAGTCCATCATTCATATAGCTAAGACCACTCAGCATCTTAGACAGTGAAATCACATTAGCAACAATGGCAGCCAAAACAATTGTCCTCTTTGCTCTCCTTGCTCTCTCAGTGAGCACCACTACCGCAGTTGTTTTTCCACCATACTATTCACCACTGAGTGCCATTGCCGCAATCAATACTCCGTTATACTTCCCACACCCATTCGCAGTGGGATCGGCAAACCCATGGGCACGGTACTACGCACAGCAAGAAGCGCTAACTGCAAGTATCGCAGCCTCATCGGTTGGGATCGTGCAACAACCATGGGCTACCTCACATCAGCACTACCAGGCGCATCAGGCAGTACAGAGCATCATAGcactgcagcagcaacagcagctaCTGCGTTATGTGGCGAGCCCTGCCACCTACTTGCAACAACAATTTCTTCCATTTGAATTGAACCAACTAGCTGTGGCCAACCCAGCCACGTACTGGCAACAGCAGCAGGTGCTACGAAACGTATTCAACCAATTTGCCGTGGCAAACCCTGCTGCAGCCTACGCGCAGACACAACAGCTGCTACCAAATGTGTTCCACCAGTTTGCCACGGTTAACCCTGTTGCCTACTTACAACTACAGCAAGTGGTGACAGACGTGTTTAGCCAAGTGGCCCTAGCGAACCCAGCTGCGTACTGGCAACAACCCTTCATTGGTGGTGGAATTTACTAAATGAGTAAATTATGAGCTGTACTCTATAAAGTAATAATAAAGTTTACAGTCGAGTGCATGTGACTCATCAGAAATAAGCAAGGCATTACATAAAGTATTCTCCTTGCATTCTATATTCATAACTATTTTATAATGCTTTGCGTTGTAAAATTAAGAACCTGAGACGCTAGTTGTAACTACAAACTTGAGCCTCGGCGCGTTATCCATGGTGTCCACCAGTAACATCTTGCCGTTTTCGTAAGCCAAATAAACAATTCTTACAGAACAAAAATATTAGGATAGTGGCTTGGACACAATCTAATAAGACCGGTTCAATTTCATTAACAAGTTCTTATTGGCATGCCGTAACGAGCGAATAGTCCATTTCAACATCAATCACATCAACAAAGCGGGACCTGGCGTTGATCCTTCTAGGAAGAGTAAGGACATGCACATTGAGATGCTTTACTTCACCTTTGACATGTTTAGGCTCCTAGCCAACAGTTGCTACAACTTGGACTCCTCTGTTTCAATCTCTCTGCAAGTTAAATATTTAAAATTCCTTTTCTTGTATAGCTATGTATGTTGTGTATAACTGAATATTGTCACCTTTCCACCCTCGTCAGTTACATGTTATGAAGCTCTATATAGGATAACCAATTTTGACGAAATAACGTGCTGTCAAACTTCATGAGGCGTAAATAGATAAGTAAGCCTTCCCACAAGAACATTTACATATGTGACATATTTTATGGCCGCATTATAAGACTCATAACTATCATCATCATCCTAAGAAATAATTATGTTTATAAAGAACATGATGTGGGCTGCAGGGAAAGGTGTCCACAACATTTTCTAATGCGACATGATAAATCGAATTGGAGAAATATTCTATGTAATGCTTCTGAAGTGAAGAAATTGGGATACATCAAGTGACTCTTCATATCTTCATAATTGTGGATTAACGTGGCATAGATTCTGGTTGTGT is part of the Panicum hallii strain FIL2 chromosome 2, PHallii_v3.1, whole genome shotgun sequence genome and encodes:
- the LOC112881057 gene encoding zein-alpha B49-like; translated protein: MAVGVFPPKLRVSGGRPGSADPEVGSANPWARYYAQQEALTASIAASSVGIVQQPWATSHQHYQAHQAVQSIIALQQQQQLLRYVASPATYLQQQFLPFELNQLAVANPATYWQQQQVLRNVFNQFAVANPAAAYAQTQQLLPNVFHQFATVNPVAYLQLQQVVTDVFSQVALANPAAYWQQPFIGGGIY